TCATCAGCATTTCTAATCATCTCAAGATGTGCAATAATATACGTATTCATCAAACCTCTGACAGCAATATGAACAATAGGCCTAACAGTGATGACTATCACatgaataattataaaaatgataatgtttacaattaaaataacagtgGATCTACTTCACTGAATGGCAATGTATCTGTGGTATTTTAAAGCAGgataataaaaatgaagaaaaatatatacagaagaACATGGAATAACTGTAAAACACACTTATTACCGATCGGAGTGACAGCTGACTGGTCAGATAGAGCCAGGATTAATCAAGCCTGGCCGTTAGCCTGGTCTGGAGCAGGCTAGCTGCACAGAATAAATCTCCATGGTAACTTATGTGCCTCTGCTTTTGTGCAACTGAGTCACGGCTAAATTCAGCCAGGATAACTGAAAAATCCTGGCTTAATCCCCTATCTGGGTTTTGTGCAACAGCCACCAGTTTCAGTTTGAAggataaacagcagcagagagagaggacaccTTTAGTGGATGTTTCTCAAGCATTTGTTGTTTGATATCCttaaagtttaacagtgtgtgactccctctagtggatgttgtggagtattctgttgtctttgctgcaaaggtttttgtacagagttttggtgtttcctgtcactgtgggctgcagagcacagtagtacacagcagagtcagacactgcagcagaggagatctgcagaggAACTGATTTGGAATCCAGTGTagatgaaaatctttttttaaactcatcTGGTGTGTTCCCTTCATCCAGGTTAACTCGGCTCAGGATGAATTTGGGGCTGTTGTTTCCATCCTGTTTGTACCAGAACAAAGTGGGACCTGTGTTACTGGTCTTAAATGTACAAGCAAGTGtaactgtgtctccttcagcagcaatgacatctcctgttggctgggtcacgctgtcttgtcctttacactctggggaagaacagaacatgcagaggaagagatgaatcaataaagatgattgattaaaggagaacaatcagcagctttaaagacTTACCTAGCAGACACTGAGACATCTAGAATAGTCTGTTTCTActgactgctgtctgtcagactgaacTACACCTTATTCTctaaaaaagttataaatggaggcagaaataacTTGTTTCCTTTATGATGGACATTAAAAGCACTTATAGATCAGTTCTGTGttaaaaactgttgagaaaggaaacacattctgctttctgtcttaccaaagaaaagagcagcaagaataatccacagccaatgttccatctctacaacaaggtttaaatcaacaggagaaactatctgatgttcaacattcagtctgagaattgttctcttcacagcagcagttattattgacagaatggttgaacacagtgcagaagtAGTGCACCGCCTACTTGATAATGTGGCCCTCTAGTGGAGGTAAAAAGTTCAGTacaacagtgaggaaaaaaggcttccagcagcttgtcagtgtgtcagcttgtgtttttgtacagagactgtgggtttgctgtcactgtgggcctcacagcacagtagtacagagcagagtcagacactgcagcagaggagatctgcagttTGACTCCATGCTTGTCTTCAAACAGTCCAGTAAAGAATCTTGTTTCTGACTTCAGAGAGTCTGctggtcttgttttgttcagtccTGAGATGTACATGAGgaactctggtggttttcctggatattgtcgataccagaagaaatgATCATCATAATCAGCTTGTCTGGAGtatttgtaggacagagtaacagtgctgccttctacactgttctcttcattgttgactggagtgagttcttgacagctgacacctaaaggaagagataactctgttataacatgttgtcaaagactcataacatgaatacatacaacttcatgctcagttttcaatcaaacatcaatagaagtaaatattaagtgtgtcacctacctgttagtgtgatcagaaacaaaattgaaaacagacttaattgcattgacaccatcttgaagataagaagaaactgtctgtgttgtttagtatgaaacaccacagtgaaagtttgtgtctttctgtacttcagtgacagttttgctcctcccttaatctcctcctccctgctctcacagctCTGACTAATAATGTGTTCAATGTGCTTTTCATATCACATTATACTGATTAGCTCATAGCTAATAGCATCacactgattgacagctgacagttttaCCACATGGAGTTAATGACTGTGTTGTATATTGATTGAGTCCTTTAGGATAAAACAGCAGTGAGGAGAAAGTGGACCCTTGGTGGGAGCCTCTCAGCTGTTAGTGTTTTTGTCAGAAGCCCACAAAGATAAACCCGTTACTATGTCATCGTTCTCCAGACTAAATGTATTAAACTGCTGAATAATTAGAGACTCAAAACTCATCATGCACGAAGCAAACAAGGAATCTCACATGAGACATTGTGGGACACTTTAATTAATATTCATGTTGACATAAATCTTGGTATACATATGaactacattttaatataaaaatagtacatttatataataaatatatattctgaCTATTGAACTGTATGTAGAGTATTTTAACTAACATGCATATCCTGCACCATGGTAACACACTGTGAACCAGTCCttccactgaacacacagacaaaactgaTATCTATTCTACATCTAACTGCAGGTGAGACGCAAACAAGTTGAACTCCCAAAGAGTCAAAGTAACAGAGTGTTACTGAGCTTAGTGAGTGTAATGTAATTAGTGAGAGTAAAGTTGTAATCCCTTACACTTCAAGGTAGTGAAAAACAGTCATCACATTCCtataacatgaaacatgaaactcaCCTCAACAACCACAAATATGTAGCACCCACCTGGGTGATGCACAGCAGCCATTTTCACCAGAACGCTCACCACACATCATCTTGAGGTGGAGAGGAAGGGAATCATTGAGCCAGTTACACTGGGGGATGATCAGGTGGCCCGATGGAGAGAGTCAGGTTGGGAATTTTACCAGGAAACTGGGGTCACATGGGAGCTTTAACGACCACAGTGAGTCAGGACTTCAGTTTAACGTCTCATCTGAAGGACGGTGTCTCCTACAGCACAGTGTCCTGTTACTGCACTGGGGTAGCAGGATTTATTAGAACCAGAGGGAAGACTGGCCCCTACTGGCCCACCAACACCACTTCCAGCAGCAACTTAGCTTTTCCAGGAGGTCTCCCATTGAAGTACTAACCAAACCCACGCCTGCTTAGCTTCAGTCATTCAGCAGAAACAGGGTACATGTTGGTATGGCTGCTGAATGCTCAGTCTTACTGCCCAAAActtataaatacacacatgtaatattaATAACCTGATCAGATATCAAATAAACCATGTTGGATTTCCAAAAAGTCTTCCAGATTAAACACCAGAATACATCGGTCCATgccctccagaatgacacataagtatttttttaaagtcactaTAAGGACAAAATTGTTGTTTCAAAAATCAAACCTTTTTATGATGTGACCACACGATGGTTAAGGTTTGATTAGGTTAGGGCACTAAAACAACTTGGATAGGGAAACGttgtactttgttttaaaaaatactagTTGGTAAAATACTCTGACTCTTTTaaacctgctgctgcctctttatttgtctttgaatgaattaatgttttACATCTGCTGCAGACTCACTTTCTTCCTGAACATAGAAAAGGTTCATTTTCgtgaacctgctgctgctcctttaatatttctattataaactgagaatgaatatttgaaaaactgattttttgttttctttttagaatttatttcctcttgaatataaattgataattttgtgtcttttggtGCTCTGCAGCTGTCAGAGGTCAGATGTAAAGATGGTGGAGTTGTTGTGGAAGCTTCAGTTTTAATGAATCAGCTGATTCTAAAGCTTCAGCTGTTAAAGTGattctgttgagtttttcatGTGTGAAGATATAAACGAGCAGTGATTTCAGAGTTTTAATGCTTCAGTGTGTATTTGGGGTGAAGCTCAACATGTTGTCAAGGATAGTGAACAATGGAAGGAGCTGATTGTGACCTGATGGCCAACAGGGAACAAAGAGGatgaagtcagtcagtcagtgtccATTTATAAAtacctgaagacaacatgaagtcagtgaccatatctcattcacattcatagttcaaacagtggaggcagcagacacccttgttgaatgtctaatggaaacagctcatgataaaaactgacagtatgaaacaaacattctcatattttcattacattcactttttaacccgaccagtaacttcaggtttttgttcaacacacagttttatgtcactttatgtttgatggtgtcttgtgtttgaagcatcatccagctggtttgtcattgatgtggatttgctgctcatgtgaatcctcccacagtgtttcattagcagctgtaaccacagtgactctgataaaacaggaattagcagaatccatctgatatgaagctgtggtttgaataccacttccctcctctttgaagagtagtcagatatctgtgttcaggtttttgtacag
This sequence is a window from Thunnus albacares chromosome 12, fThuAlb1.1, whole genome shotgun sequence. Protein-coding genes within it:
- the LOC122993829 gene encoding immunoglobulin lambda-1 light chain-like; translation: MEHWLWIILAALFFECKGQDSVTQPTGDVIAAEGDTVTLACTFKTSNTGPTLFWYKQDGNNSPKFILSRVNLDEGNTPDEFKKRFSSTLDSKSVPLQISSAAVSDSAVYYCALQPTVTGNTKITFGGGTRLDVGSDVRPTLTVLPPSSEELQQGKATLICLANKGFPSDWSLAWKVDGSSGSSSGEESRSPGVLQKDGRYSWSSTLRLPADQWRKVGSVTCEATQGSQTPVSETLRRDQCSQS